One window from the genome of Puniceicoccus vermicola encodes:
- a CDS encoding metallophosphoesterase family protein: MTLEEQTTPHLNVGRCLIIPDIHQDIPWLQKIIQQAGDWDHCIFLGDYFDTRERPEDVASVEETAQFIRDFASTQTGKVTFLWGNHDIPYLEAHRNWNGNERKALPRTNAGVPVSGIAVNKIFEILPPELVRTFRLFHVINGYLLSHAGVAERFWPQSNQTSDSLSILEKECESVLRQFHKQYSPLLAPGIARGGEEPVGGLTWQCWTEFADSLPLPQIVGHTRSQRGARQNGRSWCLDGGQTCYGILEGQDLKIQQAV, encoded by the coding sequence ATGACTCTCGAAGAACAGACCACTCCTCATCTCAATGTGGGAAGATGTCTGATCATTCCGGACATTCACCAGGATATCCCCTGGCTCCAAAAGATCATCCAGCAAGCTGGCGACTGGGACCATTGTATTTTTCTCGGCGACTATTTTGATACCCGGGAGCGACCGGAAGACGTTGCCAGCGTCGAAGAGACAGCCCAGTTCATTCGGGATTTTGCCAGCACCCAAACGGGGAAGGTCACCTTCCTCTGGGGCAACCATGACATCCCGTACCTTGAGGCTCATCGCAACTGGAATGGCAACGAGCGAAAAGCCCTCCCCCGCACCAACGCAGGCGTCCCCGTTTCCGGAATCGCCGTCAACAAGATCTTCGAGATCTTGCCCCCCGAATTGGTCCGCACCTTCCGCCTCTTCCACGTGATCAACGGCTACCTGCTGTCCCACGCCGGGGTTGCTGAACGCTTCTGGCCGCAGTCGAACCAGACCTCCGATTCTCTCTCCATCTTAGAGAAAGAATGCGAAAGCGTCCTGCGCCAATTCCACAAGCAATACTCTCCTCTCCTGGCTCCCGGCATCGCCCGCGGTGGTGAGGAGCCAGTCGGCGGCCTCACTTGGCAATGCTGGACCGAGTTCGCAGACAGCTTACCGCTTCCCCAAATCGTCGGCCACACCCGATCTCAGCGGGGTGCCCGGCAAAATGGACGGAGCTGGTGCCTCGATGGTGGACAGACCTGCTATGGAATCCTGGAGGGCCAGGACTTGAAGATCCAACAAGCGGTCTAG
- a CDS encoding DUF4112 domain-containing protein — protein MKEKPQEPPKEGRSEGSRILAFILDDLIPIPGTKARIGLDPIIGLIPGVGDGSTTAVGSYILVQGLNKGVSRIVLIRMAINLLINGIFGAIPILGDLFSAWFKSNQRNYRLLEKHRNGAKKATAMDWIVVIGALVFVIAVAVGLSFLVGLVFYRLLSVLFG, from the coding sequence ATGAAAGAAAAACCCCAAGAGCCTCCCAAGGAGGGCCGTTCCGAAGGCTCTCGGATTCTGGCCTTCATTCTCGATGATCTGATTCCGATTCCCGGAACCAAGGCGAGGATCGGCCTGGATCCGATCATCGGGCTCATTCCCGGAGTGGGGGACGGTTCGACGACCGCAGTCGGTTCCTATATTCTCGTCCAAGGACTAAACAAGGGGGTGTCGCGAATCGTTTTGATTCGGATGGCGATCAATCTCCTGATCAATGGAATCTTTGGGGCGATCCCGATTCTTGGGGATCTCTTTTCGGCCTGGTTTAAGTCAAACCAGAGGAACTACCGTTTGCTGGAAAAGCATCGCAATGGTGCGAAGAAGGCGACGGCCATGGACTGGATCGTGGTGATTGGCGCCCTCGTCTTTGTCATCGCGGTGGCGGTGGGGCTTTCGTTCCTCGTCGGGCTGGTCTTTTACCGTTTACTCTCGGTGCTCTTTGGTTGA
- a CDS encoding anti-sigma factor — protein MNKELEDTALAYILGDLDEAQSRAFEQKLEGDPQLAAHVQELARGHETLALATPEAEAPAHIPDQILAAAKRSGEKETTPHENSKIVSFWSSPAWAVAAGFALCLAAYAFFTLRGEQEQLNRLRRQIATLQESSSVLSNLRVIPFEAQEENFAGSQTVALWDSQKKTAYLVAGSLPDAPHDHAYQIWALDDTQEDPIPGETFASGQEFMAFENFESNPQEERSLRFAVSIEPTGGSPAPTGPVVLVSAEVETRS, from the coding sequence ATGAATAAGGAACTCGAAGATACCGCTCTCGCCTACATCCTCGGGGATTTAGACGAAGCGCAATCACGCGCCTTTGAACAGAAGCTCGAAGGGGATCCGCAACTCGCTGCCCATGTTCAAGAACTTGCCCGCGGCCATGAAACGTTGGCCCTCGCAACCCCGGAGGCCGAAGCCCCCGCCCATATCCCCGATCAAATATTGGCCGCCGCGAAGCGTTCAGGAGAGAAAGAGACGACTCCCCACGAGAACTCGAAGATCGTTTCGTTTTGGAGCAGTCCCGCTTGGGCCGTTGCTGCGGGCTTCGCGCTTTGCCTCGCGGCCTACGCCTTCTTTACTCTTCGCGGTGAGCAGGAGCAATTGAACCGTCTCCGTCGCCAGATTGCCACCCTTCAGGAGTCTTCCAGCGTCCTCTCCAACCTCCGTGTGATTCCCTTCGAAGCTCAGGAAGAAAACTTCGCGGGCTCTCAAACCGTGGCGCTTTGGGATTCGCAGAAAAAAACGGCCTATCTCGTAGCAGGCTCCCTTCCCGATGCGCCACACGATCACGCCTACCAAATCTGGGCTCTCGACGATACCCAGGAAGACCCGATTCCCGGCGAAACCTTCGCCAGCGGACAGGAGTTCATGGCCTTCGAGAATTTCGAGAGCAACCCGCAAGAGGAACGCTCCCTCCGGTTTGCGGTCAGCATTGAGCCCACAGGCGGATCTCCAGCCCCAACCGGCCCCGTAGTCCTAGTCAGCGCCGAAGTCGAGACTCGCAGCTAA
- a CDS encoding RNA polymerase sigma factor yields MPNSEQETDALRRKVEDCLQGIASGSEDDLRTLYSLLGGRVYGYLRNMLHNESDATEVQQEVFTEVWEKADRFTQARGSGISWIFAIARNRGIDRIRKTGRTQENLERFQDEASDRDVEPSAEAAPRDETVKNEDRQRLDECLGRLAPDSREAIRLAFFAGLPHREIGKKLGQPLGTIKARIRRGLLSLRDSLHKEGGLHE; encoded by the coding sequence ATGCCTAATTCTGAACAGGAGACCGACGCTCTTCGCCGCAAGGTGGAAGACTGTCTCCAAGGCATCGCCTCCGGTAGCGAGGATGACCTTCGGACCCTCTACTCTCTCTTGGGCGGGCGAGTATACGGCTACCTCCGAAACATGCTTCACAACGAATCGGATGCCACCGAGGTCCAGCAAGAAGTCTTTACCGAGGTATGGGAGAAAGCCGATCGCTTTACCCAGGCACGTGGATCGGGAATCTCCTGGATTTTTGCCATCGCCCGCAATCGGGGGATTGATCGCATCCGCAAGACTGGACGCACCCAAGAGAATCTTGAGCGCTTTCAAGACGAGGCCTCCGACCGCGATGTCGAGCCTTCCGCTGAAGCCGCTCCACGCGACGAAACCGTAAAAAACGAAGACCGCCAACGTTTGGATGAATGTCTCGGGCGTCTCGCTCCGGATTCCCGCGAGGCCATCCGCCTCGCCTTTTTCGCCGGGCTGCCGCACCGGGAGATCGGAAAAAAGCTGGGTCAGCCCCTCGGCACCATCAAAGCCCGTATTCGAAGGGGCTTGCTCAGCCTGCGGGATTCGCTGCACAAAGAGGGAGGCCTCCATGAATAA
- a CDS encoding fasciclin domain-containing protein — MGDEETMTVEVGGAPMYPSKTIVENAMNSDEHETLVAAVKAAGLVDTLQSEGPFTVFAPTDAAFEALPEGTVESLLEPEAQGQLQTILTYHVIPGSMDSEAIREALQANGGSMEVETVAGESLTVSMNGASNLVLEDASGNTARILTYDVYQSNGVIHVIDTVLLP; from the coding sequence ATGGGGGATGAAGAGACCATGACCGTCGAGGTCGGCGGAGCCCCAATGTATCCTTCGAAAACGATTGTCGAAAACGCCATGAACTCGGATGAGCACGAGACGTTGGTGGCGGCCGTGAAAGCCGCAGGTCTTGTCGACACGCTGCAGTCGGAAGGCCCATTTACCGTGTTTGCTCCAACGGATGCCGCCTTTGAGGCTCTGCCCGAGGGAACCGTCGAATCACTCCTGGAGCCGGAGGCCCAGGGCCAGCTGCAAACAATCCTGACCTACCACGTCATCCCCGGGAGCATGGACTCTGAGGCGATCCGCGAAGCTTTGCAGGCCAATGGGGGGTCCATGGAGGTGGAAACGGTCGCGGGTGAATCTTTGACCGTCTCGATGAATGGGGCCTCGAATCTCGTCCTCGAAGATGCCTCCGGGAATACGGCTCGTATTTTGACGTATGATGTCTACCAGAGCAACGGTGTGATCCATGTCATCGACACGGTTCTTCTCCCGTAA
- a CDS encoding SGNH/GDSL hydrolase family protein gives MRILHSDPRLSWPGSVSLEQTDSFTRPWRIPFSRKTLFHPQLLEKASKSAGVRIAFGSSTTRIAGKFHRIETENPKLNLCVDGKLFETIDLTDATEFSCAGLPSGDKRLELWLPQFADFFLEHLEIDDNASLAVQQDDRPRWITYGSSITHCRSAQSPTLTWPAIVARDQDLNLTSLGFGGECHLDIQIARLIRDLPADAISICAGINIYGRGSLSARSFAQNLIASVEIIREKHPDTPLLLISPIYGCERETNPNACSMTLADYRAQVRETAELFQKLGDSHLHYLDGLELFGESLAQHLPDNLHPSAEGYQIMGENFLKLGSPLIHK, from the coding sequence ATGCGCATTCTCCATTCTGACCCACGTCTATCCTGGCCCGGATCTGTCTCCCTCGAGCAAACGGATTCCTTCACCCGCCCTTGGCGCATCCCCTTTTCCCGCAAAACGCTCTTCCACCCCCAGCTACTCGAAAAAGCCAGCAAGTCCGCTGGGGTGCGTATCGCATTCGGCAGCTCCACGACCCGCATTGCTGGGAAATTTCATCGAATCGAGACCGAGAACCCCAAACTCAATCTCTGTGTCGACGGGAAGCTTTTCGAAACGATCGACCTCACGGATGCCACCGAGTTTTCTTGCGCAGGGCTGCCCTCCGGCGACAAGCGTCTCGAACTCTGGCTGCCCCAGTTCGCTGACTTTTTTCTCGAGCATCTTGAAATCGACGACAACGCCTCACTCGCGGTCCAGCAGGACGACCGCCCCCGATGGATCACCTATGGAAGCTCCATCACTCACTGCCGCTCGGCCCAATCCCCAACTCTGACTTGGCCGGCCATTGTCGCACGAGATCAGGACCTCAACCTGACCTCCCTCGGTTTTGGAGGTGAATGCCATCTCGACATCCAAATTGCCCGCCTCATTCGGGATCTGCCCGCCGACGCCATCTCCATCTGTGCAGGAATCAACATCTACGGACGAGGAAGCTTGAGCGCACGCAGCTTCGCCCAAAATCTCATCGCCAGCGTCGAGATCATCCGTGAGAAGCACCCGGACACACCCCTCCTCCTCATCTCTCCCATCTACGGTTGCGAGCGGGAAACCAATCCAAACGCCTGTTCGATGACTCTGGCCGACTACCGCGCTCAAGTGCGGGAAACCGCTGAACTCTTCCAAAAACTCGGCGATTCCCACCTCCACTACCTCGACGGCCTCGAGCTCTTCGGCGAATCCCTCGCCCAGCACCTTCCCGACAACCTCCATCCCAGCGCCGAAGGCTATCAAATCATGGGAGAAAACTTCCTGAAACTCGGCTCCCCACTCATCCACAAATAG